From Nguyenibacter vanlangensis, one genomic window encodes:
- a CDS encoding YigZ family protein: MSEGVGDAAGGGRVTLSEPARFEKEIRKSRFLARAAPCAAPAEALDFVRAVSVADATHNCWAYRIGQDYRSDDDGEPGGTAGRPILQVIDGQGFDRVAVVVTRWFGGIKLGAGGLVRAYGGTAAECLRLAPRVPIVAMTRLAFHCGFGDLALLRARLPGMGAAIEEERFDAAGAVLVVAVPVGACDAVVARIVDLTRGQAMPRAVEDGLS; encoded by the coding sequence GTGAGCGAGGGGGTTGGCGACGCGGCCGGCGGGGGGCGGGTCACGCTGTCCGAGCCGGCGCGGTTCGAGAAGGAGATCCGCAAGAGCCGGTTCCTGGCCCGGGCGGCGCCCTGTGCCGCGCCTGCCGAGGCGCTGGATTTCGTCCGCGCGGTGTCGGTGGCCGACGCCACGCATAATTGCTGGGCCTATCGCATCGGGCAGGATTATCGCAGCGACGATGACGGCGAGCCCGGGGGCACCGCCGGGCGGCCGATCCTGCAGGTGATCGACGGACAGGGATTCGACCGGGTCGCCGTGGTGGTGACGCGCTGGTTCGGGGGGATCAAGCTGGGGGCCGGGGGACTGGTCCGCGCCTATGGCGGCACGGCAGCGGAATGCCTGCGCCTGGCACCGCGCGTGCCGATCGTCGCCATGACGCGCCTGGCGTTTCATTGCGGGTTCGGCGATCTGGCGCTGCTGCGGGCACGGCTGCCGGGCATGGGGGCGGCGATCGAGGAGGAGCGGTTCGACGCGGCCGGCGCCGTGCTGGTGGTGGCGGTGCCGGTGGGGGCCTGCGATGCCGTGGTGGCGCGGATCGTGGATCTGACGCGTGGGCAGGCGATGCCGAGGGCGGTGGAGGATGGGCTTTCCTGA
- a CDS encoding lipocalin-like domain-containing protein, translating into MKKYLHCRLAVLLAMSLPPGSALAMPMPSLTGTWELTEADTLYADGHRVHGFGDHPQGRMMVDGEGRYVIEIYRVPGMNFVSGNKATGTEAEFRDAMMRNSVHYGHVMLDTVHHHIIFDVEHAVFPNWEGKRQVRDYMLEGDRLSYQVPASSTGDGTVAISEWRRLRN; encoded by the coding sequence ATGAAAAAGTACCTGCATTGTCGTTTGGCTGTTCTGCTGGCTATGTCTCTACCGCCCGGAAGCGCGCTGGCCATGCCCATGCCATCACTCACCGGTACTTGGGAATTGACAGAAGCCGACACGCTTTATGCTGACGGACATCGGGTTCACGGTTTCGGCGACCATCCGCAAGGTCGCATGATGGTGGATGGCGAGGGACGCTATGTCATCGAAATCTACCGTGTCCCCGGCATGAACTTCGTATCAGGCAACAAGGCGACCGGTACAGAGGCCGAATTTCGCGACGCGATGATGCGGAACAGCGTGCATTATGGGCATGTCATGCTCGACACGGTGCATCATCATATCATTTTTGACGTCGAGCACGCGGTATTCCCGAATTGGGAAGGAAAGCGGCAGGTGCGGGACTATATGTTAGAAGGTGATCGACTCAGCTATCAGGTACCGGCTTCATCCACAGGCGATGGGACTGTGGCGATTTCGGAGTGGCGCCGGCTGCGAAATTGA
- a CDS encoding quinone oxidoreductase, protein MRAIRIHEFGGPDALVLEDVSTPEPGEGESFVRLHYAGLNYTEIYQRSGVTKVQLPFTPGSEGFGEIERSARFSVGTRVAWAGYPGAYAELAVVPDHRLVEVPDDISDDVAAALLLQGITAHYLAEDSYCARAGDAALVHAAAGGVGLLLTQLLAAKGVAVIGTVSSDAKAALARDAGAHQIIRYDHEDVSAAVRDAYPDGVNVVYDSVGQATWAASLASLRRRGTIVLYGHTSGTVAPVDPMLLARYGSLTLTRPLIGDFIPTADALQERADRLFGWVRDGSLRPLITHKYLLADAVQAHRDLEARRTVGKVLLRIAN, encoded by the coding sequence ATGCGTGCCATTCGGATTCATGAATTTGGCGGTCCGGACGCGCTCGTTCTCGAAGATGTATCGACTCCGGAACCAGGCGAGGGAGAGTCGTTCGTCCGCTTGCATTACGCGGGGCTCAATTACACGGAGATCTATCAGCGGAGCGGCGTGACGAAGGTGCAGTTGCCTTTCACGCCAGGCTCGGAAGGTTTCGGCGAGATCGAACGCTCGGCACGGTTTTCCGTCGGAACGCGGGTGGCTTGGGCCGGATATCCTGGTGCCTACGCGGAATTGGCCGTCGTGCCCGATCACCGGCTTGTCGAGGTGCCGGACGACATTTCGGACGATGTGGCGGCCGCTCTCCTGTTGCAGGGCATAACCGCACACTATCTGGCCGAAGACAGCTATTGCGCGCGGGCAGGAGATGCGGCGCTCGTGCATGCGGCCGCCGGTGGCGTCGGGCTGCTATTGACGCAATTGCTGGCCGCGAAGGGCGTGGCGGTGATCGGGACTGTATCGTCCGACGCAAAGGCCGCTCTGGCTCGCGATGCCGGAGCGCATCAGATCATTCGTTACGATCACGAGGATGTCTCTGCGGCGGTGCGAGACGCGTACCCGGACGGCGTGAACGTCGTTTATGATTCCGTCGGGCAGGCGACATGGGCGGCAAGCCTGGCATCGCTGCGCCGTCGCGGCACAATTGTCTTATACGGCCATACCAGCGGCACGGTCGCGCCCGTCGATCCAATGCTGTTGGCGCGGTACGGCTCGCTTACTCTGACGCGCCCTCTGATCGGCGATTTCATTCCCACGGCGGACGCTTTGCAGGAACGAGCGGACCGCCTGTTCGGATGGGTTCGCGACGGTAGCCTGCGCCCCCTGATTACCCACAAATACTTGCTCGCGGACGCGGTGCAGGCTCATCGCGATCTCGAAGCGCGGCGCACCGTCGGCAAGGTTCTGCTGCGTATCGCGAATTAA
- a CDS encoding LysR substrate-binding domain-containing protein, with protein sequence MARINLDMDVLRTFVTAQDLGGFNRAAAHLGRSQSAISQQMRKLEDQAGQPVFQREGRGTILTEQGERLLSYARRILELNDETLEAVNGFSVSGSVRFGLPGDFSESWLPTLLGIFKRAHPGVLIEVFVERNGLLFEQLDQGALDFVLAFGGGGRPDALSLGTLPTVWIGPSPDITLPLAPKVPIDLALYGNPCRFRRIGLELLDKAGTPWRLTFTSRSLQGLWAAAGAGLGVTFRTPVGLPNHLSVLPDRPGLPRGPGIEVCLHDGCRPLSPARKEFRDAVMETTREHLRPIRL encoded by the coding sequence ATGGCGCGCATCAATCTTGATATGGACGTGCTCCGTACTTTCGTCACCGCCCAGGATCTCGGCGGCTTCAACCGTGCTGCCGCCCATCTCGGCCGCTCGCAATCCGCCATCAGCCAGCAGATGCGCAAGTTGGAGGACCAAGCCGGCCAGCCGGTCTTCCAACGCGAGGGACGCGGCACCATCCTGACCGAGCAGGGCGAGCGCCTGCTGTCCTATGCGCGGCGAATCCTGGAGTTGAACGACGAAACGCTGGAAGCCGTGAACGGCTTTTCGGTCTCGGGCAGCGTACGTTTCGGCCTGCCCGGGGATTTTTCGGAATCCTGGCTGCCGACGCTGCTGGGCATCTTCAAGCGCGCCCACCCCGGAGTGCTGATCGAAGTCTTTGTCGAGCGCAATGGGCTGCTGTTCGAGCAACTGGATCAGGGAGCGTTGGATTTCGTGCTGGCCTTCGGCGGCGGTGGGCGGCCGGATGCGTTATCACTGGGAACCCTTCCGACCGTCTGGATCGGTCCCTCTCCCGATATAACTTTGCCGTTGGCACCAAAAGTTCCGATCGACCTCGCCCTTTATGGCAATCCATGCCGCTTTCGACGCATCGGACTGGAACTGCTCGACAAGGCGGGAACGCCATGGCGCCTGACTTTTACCAGCCGAAGCCTTCAAGGCTTATGGGCAGCGGCAGGTGCGGGGTTGGGAGTGACCTTCCGTACTCCGGTTGGACTTCCCAATCATTTATCCGTTCTACCGGATCGACCTGGACTGCCTCGTGGGCCTGGGATTGAAGTTTGCCTGCATGACGGTTGCCGCCCCTTGTCTCCGGCTCGAAAGGAGTTCCGAGATGCCGTTATGGAAACCACACGGGAACATTTACGCCCGATCCGTCTCTGA
- a CDS encoding replicative DNA helicase, whose translation MNTITPPPEDARNPDPRPADDGPLLGLTRRAPPANMQAEQALLGALLTNNRAYDRVSDFLVGEHFADPVNGRIYDSIARRIEAGQLADPVTLRAEFEHSGVLDSVGGTAYLARLLTAMVGIINAGDYGRAIHDAWVRRQLIDIGETVVNNAFGARPDLDGVDQIAAGEEALFRLATDKGQEGGFTSFDRALAGALDVAEKAFHRTGDVVGLTTGLRDMDKKTGGLHPSDLLILAGRPAMGKTALATKIAFSAARALLREAQEAPPGTQAKGSVAIFSLEMSAEQLATRILSEQASVSGERIRRGEIGQKEFDRFVQVTRELAQLPLHIDDTPAISLSAMRTRCRRLARTKGLSLVVVDYLQLMRPSVGTRPESRVLEISMITQGLKAIAKELNVPVIALSQLSRQVESREDKRPMLSDLRESGSIEQDADAVMFVYRDQYYLQQRQPKETAYDSTEKYQTALEDWQRKMDLAHNRAELILEKQRHGPTGTVHLFFEGEFTRFGDLDLVHDT comes from the coding sequence GTGAACACGATCACCCCCCCTCCCGAAGACGCCCGCAATCCTGACCCCCGCCCCGCGGACGATGGCCCGCTGCTGGGCCTGACCCGGCGCGCGCCCCCCGCCAACATGCAGGCCGAACAGGCGCTGCTGGGCGCGCTGCTGACCAACAACCGCGCCTATGACCGCGTGTCGGACTTCCTGGTAGGCGAGCATTTCGCCGACCCGGTCAACGGCCGCATCTATGATTCCATCGCCCGGCGGATCGAAGCCGGGCAACTGGCCGACCCGGTCACCCTGCGCGCCGAATTCGAACATTCCGGCGTGCTGGATTCGGTGGGCGGCACCGCCTACCTGGCCCGGCTGCTCACCGCCATGGTCGGCATCATCAATGCCGGCGATTACGGCCGGGCGATCCACGATGCCTGGGTCCGCCGCCAGTTGATCGATATCGGCGAAACCGTGGTCAACAACGCCTTCGGCGCCCGCCCGGACCTCGACGGCGTCGACCAGATCGCCGCGGGGGAAGAGGCCCTGTTCCGCCTCGCCACCGACAAGGGACAGGAAGGCGGCTTCACCAGCTTCGACCGCGCCCTGGCCGGCGCGCTGGACGTGGCCGAAAAAGCCTTCCACCGCACCGGCGACGTGGTCGGCCTCACCACCGGCCTGCGCGACATGGACAAGAAGACCGGCGGCCTGCACCCCTCCGACCTGCTGATCCTCGCCGGCCGCCCGGCCATGGGCAAGACCGCGCTCGCCACCAAGATCGCCTTCAGCGCCGCCCGCGCCCTGCTGCGTGAGGCGCAGGAGGCCCCGCCCGGTACCCAGGCCAAGGGCTCGGTCGCGATCTTCTCGCTGGAAATGTCGGCCGAACAGCTCGCCACCCGTATCCTGTCCGAACAGGCCAGCGTCTCGGGCGAGCGCATCCGCCGGGGCGAAATCGGGCAGAAGGAATTCGACCGCTTCGTCCAGGTCACGCGCGAACTGGCGCAACTGCCCCTGCATATCGACGACACCCCGGCCATCTCGCTCTCGGCCATGCGCACCCGCTGCCGCCGCCTGGCCCGCACCAAGGGGCTCAGCCTGGTGGTGGTCGATTATCTCCAGCTCATGCGCCCCTCGGTCGGCACCCGCCCCGAAAGCCGCGTGCTGGAAATCTCCATGATCACCCAGGGGCTCAAGGCGATCGCCAAGGAACTGAACGTCCCGGTGATCGCCCTGTCCCAGCTCTCCCGCCAGGTCGAAAGCCGCGAGGACAAGCGCCCCATGCTGTCCGACCTGCGCGAATCCGGCTCGATCGAACAGGACGCCGACGCGGTGATGTTCGTCTACCGCGACCAGTATTACCTCCAGCAGCGCCAGCCCAAGGAAACCGCCTACGACTCGACCGAAAAATACCAGACCGCGCTCGAAGACTGGCAGCGCAAGATGGACCTCGCCCACAACCGCGCCGAACTGATCCTGGAAAAACAACGCCACGGCCCCACCGGCACCGTGCACCTGTTCTTCGAAGGCGAATTCACCCGCTTCGGCGACCTCGACCTGGTGCACGATACCTGA
- a CDS encoding AGE family epimerase/isomerase produces the protein MTAAPDAMPDAIRRAHAAFRAWLFDSALPVWGDVGCDGTAAAPALRGAQEHLAPDGTPARPGFKRMRVQARQLYAFTRAALYGWPGGAARAEGIYRFMLRGLRADGGWACRLTPDGAVLDPTADLYDLAFIIFALSWYARLDPSGEPVRLARRTVAWLRATMAHANGGFANTWPPASGPRQQNPHMHLLEAALALFDTTGDEADAALAHDLVDLFRTRLFDPATGTLGEFFTDSWQPVVGPQGALVEPGHQYEWVWLLHEYARLTGRPTGAHAQSLFAFGRRHGVDPRTALVRDVLTRQGDIVRGGARLWAQTEGLRAEIAMHGLPQAPPHADNADNTVQIARIVDNLLGRYFIDCPPGTWNDQLDPACRPAGDKIPASSFYHIVAGYAELDRLAGGSAGESAMRIA, from the coding sequence ATGACGGCCGCGCCCGACGCAATGCCCGACGCAATCCGCCGCGCCCACGCCGCCTTCCGCGCCTGGCTGTTCGACAGCGCGCTGCCCGTCTGGGGCGACGTGGGCTGCGACGGCACCGCCGCCGCCCCCGCCCTGCGGGGCGCGCAGGAACATCTCGCCCCCGACGGCACCCCGGCCCGCCCGGGCTTCAAGCGCATGCGCGTCCAGGCGCGACAGCTCTACGCCTTCACCCGCGCCGCCCTCTATGGCTGGCCGGGCGGCGCGGCGCGGGCCGAGGGCATCTACCGCTTCATGCTGCGCGGGCTGCGCGCCGACGGCGGCTGGGCCTGCCGGCTCACGCCCGACGGCGCGGTGCTGGACCCCACGGCCGATCTCTACGACCTGGCCTTCATCATCTTCGCCCTGTCCTGGTACGCCCGGCTCGACCCGTCCGGCGAGCCGGTGCGCCTGGCGCGCCGCACCGTCGCCTGGCTGCGCGCCACCATGGCCCACGCCAATGGCGGCTTCGCCAACACCTGGCCGCCCGCTTCCGGCCCCCGGCAGCAGAACCCGCACATGCACCTGCTCGAAGCCGCGCTGGCCCTGTTCGACACCACGGGCGACGAAGCAGACGCCGCCCTCGCGCATGATCTGGTCGATCTGTTCCGCACCCGCCTGTTCGACCCGGCCACCGGCACGCTGGGCGAATTCTTCACCGATTCCTGGCAGCCCGTCGTGGGCCCCCAGGGCGCGCTGGTCGAACCCGGCCACCAATATGAATGGGTCTGGCTGCTGCACGAATATGCCCGCCTGACCGGCCGGCCCACGGGTGCGCACGCCCAGTCCCTGTTCGCCTTCGGCCGCCGCCACGGCGTCGATCCGCGCACCGCGCTGGTGCGCGACGTCCTGACCCGCCAGGGCGACATCGTGCGGGGCGGTGCGCGCCTCTGGGCCCAGACCGAGGGGCTGCGCGCCGAAATCGCCATGCACGGCCTCCCGCAGGCCCCCCCCCACGCCGACAATGCCGACAATACGGTCCAGATCGCGCGGATCGTCGACAATCTGCTCGGCCGCTATTTCATCGACTGCCCCCCCGGCACCTGGAACGACCAGCTCGATCCGGCCTGCCGCCCGGCCGGCGACAAGATCCCGGCCAGCTCCTTCTATCACATCGTCGCCGGCTATGCCGAGCTGGACCGCCTGGCCGGCGGGTCGGCCGGCGAATCGGCCATGAGGATCGCGTGA
- the rfaE1 gene encoding D-glycero-beta-D-manno-heptose-7-phosphate kinase, whose translation MDFSAITVLCIGDVMLDRFVYGEMERISPEAPVPVLRLGRTREMPGGVGNVANNILSLGGRAILVGLVGADAPGDALRALLGGRPGLTDALVATDARPTICKTRFIAANQQVVRADQESRLPLQPAEATLLRAAIDAHVGAADIVVLSDYAKGTCADPVVAHAIAAARARGIAVFVDPKSRDFARYRGAACITPNARELAQATGLPVDTDTEIESAARAAMAQAGAGAILATRSEKGMALVERDAPTHIVPARAREVFDVSGAGDTVIATLALAAGSGMTLAQAMHVANAAAGVVVGKLGTATVALDEVLAELDAQDHAQGLAAGDMPALLPRARAAEQVARWKAQGLRVGFTNGCFDILHPGHVALLAAARAACDRLVVALNDDASVARLKGPERPINRLEDRARVMAAIRHVDAVVPFHEDTPLDLIRLLLPDVLVKGADYRPDQVVGADVVRQAGGRLVLATLEQGQSTTRTIGRIRAANEATNGAANGDQDA comes from the coding sequence ATGGATTTCTCCGCGATCACGGTACTCTGCATCGGCGACGTCATGCTCGACCGCTTCGTCTATGGCGAAATGGAGCGCATCTCGCCCGAGGCCCCGGTCCCGGTGCTGCGGCTGGGCCGCACCCGCGAAATGCCGGGCGGCGTCGGCAACGTAGCCAACAACATCCTTTCGCTGGGCGGCCGGGCGATCCTGGTCGGGCTGGTCGGCGCCGACGCGCCCGGCGACGCGCTGCGCGCCCTGCTGGGCGGCCGCCCCGGCCTGACCGACGCGCTCGTCGCCACCGACGCCCGTCCCACCATCTGCAAGACGCGCTTCATCGCCGCCAACCAGCAGGTCGTCCGCGCGGACCAGGAAAGCCGCCTGCCGCTGCAGCCCGCCGAGGCCACGCTGCTCCGCGCCGCGATCGACGCCCATGTCGGCGCCGCCGACATCGTGGTGCTGTCCGACTACGCCAAGGGCACCTGTGCCGACCCGGTCGTCGCCCACGCGATCGCCGCCGCCCGCGCGCGCGGCATCGCGGTGTTCGTCGACCCGAAATCCCGTGATTTCGCACGCTACCGGGGCGCCGCCTGCATCACCCCCAACGCGCGCGAACTCGCCCAGGCCACCGGTCTGCCCGTCGACACCGACACGGAAATCGAATCCGCCGCCCGCGCCGCCATGGCGCAGGCCGGCGCCGGCGCCATCCTGGCCACCCGTTCCGAAAAAGGCATGGCCCTGGTCGAACGCGATGCCCCCACGCACATCGTCCCCGCCCGCGCGCGCGAAGTGTTCGACGTCTCCGGCGCGGGCGACACGGTCATCGCCACCCTGGCGCTCGCCGCCGGCTCGGGCATGACCCTGGCCCAGGCGATGCACGTCGCCAACGCCGCCGCCGGCGTGGTGGTGGGCAAGCTCGGCACCGCCACCGTCGCACTGGACGAGGTCCTGGCCGAACTCGACGCCCAGGACCACGCCCAGGGCCTGGCCGCGGGCGACATGCCCGCCCTGCTGCCGCGCGCCCGCGCCGCCGAGCAGGTCGCGCGGTGGAAGGCCCAGGGCCTGCGCGTCGGCTTCACCAACGGCTGCTTCGACATCCTTCACCCCGGCCATGTCGCCCTGCTGGCCGCCGCCCGCGCCGCCTGCGACCGGCTGGTGGTCGCGCTCAACGACGATGCCAGCGTCGCCCGGCTCAAGGGCCCCGAACGCCCGATCAACCGGCTCGAGGACCGCGCCCGGGTCATGGCCGCGATCCGCCACGTCGATGCCGTGGTCCCGTTTCACGAGGACACGCCCCTGGACCTGATCCGCCTGCTGCTGCCCGACGTGCTGGTCAAGGGCGCGGATTACCGCCCCGACCAGGTGGTCGGCGCCGACGTGGTGCGCCAGGCCGGCGGCCGCCTGGTGCTGGCCACACTGGAACAGGGCCAGTCCACCACCCGCACCATCGGCCGCATCCGCGCCGCGAACGAGGCTACGAACGGGGCCGCGAACGGGGATCAGGACGCATGA
- the gmk gene encoding guanylate kinase has product MTPSSERHGPTPRPTVARRGVCLVISAPSGAGKSTIANALRAAEPRLLHSVSVTTRQPRPGETDGVHYHFRTMDRFQQMAESGELLEWATVFGRGYGTPRAPVEAALAEGRDMVFDIDWQGHRQIRAALPADVVSLFVLPPSLAELERRLCNRASDDPEEIARRMQAARDEIAHWQEFDHVIINADLDQAIAEARSILVSARLQTRRQTGLAGIIAGFGA; this is encoded by the coding sequence ATGACACCCAGCAGCGAACGACACGGCCCGACACCCCGCCCGACGGTGGCGCGGCGCGGGGTCTGCCTGGTGATCTCGGCGCCATCCGGGGCGGGCAAATCCACCATCGCCAACGCCCTGCGCGCGGCCGAGCCGAGGCTGCTGCATTCCGTCTCCGTCACCACCCGCCAGCCCCGCCCGGGCGAAACCGACGGCGTGCATTATCATTTCCGCACCATGGACCGGTTCCAGCAGATGGCCGAATCCGGCGAATTGCTGGAATGGGCCACCGTGTTCGGCCGGGGCTACGGCACCCCCCGCGCCCCGGTCGAGGCCGCCCTGGCCGAAGGCCGCGACATGGTGTTCGACATCGACTGGCAGGGCCACCGCCAGATCCGCGCCGCCCTGCCGGCCGACGTGGTCAGCCTCTTCGTGCTGCCCCCCTCGCTGGCCGAGCTGGAACGCCGCCTGTGCAACCGCGCCTCCGACGACCCGGAGGAAATCGCCCGGCGCATGCAGGCCGCGCGCGACGAAATCGCCCATTGGCAGGAATTCGACCACGTGATCATCAATGCCGACCTCGACCAGGCGATCGCCGAGGCCCGGTCGATCCTGGTCTCGGCCCGGCTCCAGACCCGCCGCCAGACCGGCCTGGCGGGTATAATCGCCGGATTCGGCGCGTAA
- a CDS encoding cytosine permease: MEELSAAAVSCPVPPERKTMRIDRVFWSHFSPNLGPGGWVTGALLVSLGLDLRTGLLAILLGNLVGALPVALAASIGPATGLTQMEASRRALGRLGVRPPALLNWIYCVGWDAVNNVPAATALIAFLSVAAGVSPPFWLALGGLAAVQMLASIYGHDMVQALQKYLGAALLAAFAVIGALCLRQGVEQGTLTIAGAHHPPGVATILLAVAILASFNLSWASYSSDYTRYLPADADPRRVVWLALAGLLGSAVPFQVLGLLTASSVAEPSPTAVIASLQHAAGPLGPMVLAVIALSSVTGNSFNDNTASYSLISAGIHVPRVLAAVITASLGYVLAVAGAGRYAALYTDYLVVTMYWIAPWIGIVLADWYLGDRMPRPVPPGWTRGATIFVVMSVATILLFSTSQLYTGPVARWLGGADIGYYVGFAGAALWYGRGAARRSAARVGARTDA, encoded by the coding sequence ATGGAGGAACTGAGCGCCGCCGCGGTGTCGTGCCCGGTTCCGCCGGAGCGCAAGACCATGCGGATCGACCGCGTGTTCTGGAGCCATTTCTCGCCCAATCTGGGGCCGGGCGGCTGGGTGACGGGGGCGCTGCTGGTGTCGCTGGGGCTGGATCTGCGCACCGGGCTGCTGGCGATCCTGCTGGGCAACCTGGTCGGCGCGCTGCCGGTGGCGCTGGCCGCGTCGATCGGGCCGGCCACCGGGCTGACGCAGATGGAGGCGTCGCGCCGGGCGCTGGGGCGGCTGGGCGTGCGGCCGCCCGCCCTGCTGAACTGGATCTATTGCGTGGGCTGGGACGCGGTGAACAACGTGCCGGCGGCCACCGCGCTGATCGCATTCCTGTCGGTCGCGGCGGGGGTGAGCCCGCCCTTCTGGCTGGCGCTGGGGGGGCTGGCGGCGGTGCAGATGCTGGCCAGCATCTATGGCCACGACATGGTGCAGGCGCTGCAGAAATATCTGGGCGCGGCGCTGCTGGCGGCCTTTGCGGTGATCGGGGCCCTGTGCCTGCGCCAGGGGGTGGAACAGGGGACGCTGACGATCGCGGGGGCCCACCATCCGCCCGGGGTGGCGACGATTCTGCTGGCGGTGGCGATCCTGGCCAGTTTCAACCTGTCCTGGGCGTCCTATTCGTCGGATTACACGCGCTATCTGCCGGCGGATGCCGACCCGCGCCGGGTGGTGTGGCTGGCGCTGGCCGGGCTGCTGGGATCGGCGGTGCCGTTCCAGGTGCTGGGGCTGCTGACGGCGTCCAGCGTCGCCGAGCCGTCGCCCACCGCGGTGATCGCCAGCCTGCAGCACGCGGCGGGGCCATTGGGGCCGATGGTGCTGGCGGTGATCGCGCTGTCATCGGTCACGGGCAATTCGTTCAACGACAATACCGCCAGCTATAGCCTGATTTCGGCGGGCATCCACGTGCCGCGCGTGCTGGCGGCGGTGATCACCGCGTCGCTGGGCTATGTCCTGGCGGTGGCGGGAGCGGGGCGGTATGCGGCGCTGTATACCGATTACCTGGTGGTGACGATGTACTGGATCGCGCCGTGGATCGGCATCGTGCTGGCCGACTGGTACCTGGGCGACAGGATGCCGCGCCCGGTGCCGCCGGGCTGGACGCGGGGGGCGACGATCTTCGTCGTCATGTCGGTGGCGACCATTCTGCTGTTTTCGACCAGCCAGCTTTATACCGGCCCCGTCGCGCGGTGGCTGGGCGGGGCGGATATCGGCTATTATGTCGGCTTCGCCGGGGCGGCGCTGTGGTACGGGCGGGGGGCCGCGCGCCGGTCCGCCGCGCGGGTGGGCGCGCGAACCGACGCATGA